The Pygocentrus nattereri isolate fPygNat1 chromosome 4, fPygNat1.pri, whole genome shotgun sequence genome includes a window with the following:
- the dusp23a gene encoding dual specificity protein phosphatase 23a — protein MVHRSLPCQPFCWRDSKELISSKGNMALSPAPPPNFSWVDPQKVAGLALPSSPEHYRSLLRHGVQHLVCLCESKPPHYDSCPGLTLHHIAVVDFTPPSLAQIQLFLSIVENANSKGEGVAVHCMHGHGRTGTMLACYLVKVKNISGVEAIKEIRKIRPGSIETKDQEQAVIKFQHYLCDKVTKG, from the exons ATGGTGCACCGGAGTCTGCCATGTCAGCCTTTCTGTTGGCGAGACTCAAAAGAACTTATCAGCTCCAAAGGAAACATGGCTCTCAGCCCTGCGCCTCCGCCGAACTTCTCCTGGGTAGACCCTCAGAAAGTAGCTGGACTGGCTTTACCCTCGAGTCCGGAGCACTACCGGTCTCTGCTGCGTCACGGCGTCCAGCATCTAGTGTGTTTGTGCGAGTCTAAACCCCCGCATTACGACTCCTGTCCAGGACTGACCCTGCATCACATCGCCGTAGTGGACTTCACGCCTCCTAGTTTGGCACAGATCCAGTTATTTCTGTCCATCGTTGAAAACGCCAATTCCAAAGGAGAG gGTGTCGCAGTGCACTGTATGCATGGACATGGTAGGACAGGGACCATGCTGGCCTGTTACCTGGTCAAGGTGAAGAACATCTCAGGAGTGGAGGCAATAAAAGAGATCCGGAAAATTCGCCCAGGGTCCATAGAGACAAAGGACCAAGAGCAAGCAGTGATAAAATTCCAACACTACCTCTGTGATAAGGTCACTAAAGGTTAG